The segment ACCTGTATAATAAAGCACTCGTACAAAATCTCCTTCCACCAAGGATTGTATAGTACGGTTTAATTCCTCTATTTGATCCTCCGATAGCTCTACACGATTCTCTTTAGGCCGTGCCATAGCTGCCAGTAGTACTTCAAATCCCTTTAATGCCGCAAAGGGCATAAATTGTTTCGCCCGTTGTAAACGAGACATACGATGTTTCATTAATATATACCTCCCCTTATGCGACTAATCTATTTTCAATTGTATTCTTCGTTCAATTGCCATGGTATCCATTACACTATTTATTCCCCATTATGGCCACCTACCAAGGTATTTCTAAAGCGCATTGTCCCTTCATCTTGCAAGCTAGAGGCACGTAAAATAGCATTTTTACCGAACTGCTCCTTAATAGATAACATCGCCTCATGTACTTGCCGCTCCTTTTCCTCTTCCTCCGTCGCAAGAGAGCTAAATAAATCTATCTCCTGAGGTATAGCAGAGCGATTGACTAAATCCTCAAAGCTTACGCCTATACGCCGTATAAGTTCATTTTTATGGCAATGTTGTTCATATAATTTAATTACTGCCGTCGTTAATGCTTGCAATGAATCAGTGTACTGTTTAAGCTTTTTAGAACCTCCAGTAGAGCGCACCATTTCATCTGCATAGCCGATATGAACGTGAATATGATTCGTAACCCCTTTGATTTGTAAAAGCTCTAGTACCAAGGACTCCACCATTTCCCGCATAGGCACGTAGGCCTCTTCGTAAGTATAGTTACGCAACAAAATCTGGCTATGCGAGATAGAATGCTTAATAGGACGATACGCATGGATATCTGCAATCGTACACGGCTCACGGCCCCAAGCATGATCGATGATGAGCTCGGCGTTAATGCCAAACTCCTTATACAGCTTAGCCTCTGGAACCATGGTAATACCATGCAAATCATAAGCTCCATATTTATGTAAGCGGTTGGCTATGCCCTTACCAATCTGCCAAATGTCGGTCAAGGGCTGATGATACCAAATTTTCTCTTTAAAGAGGCTTTCATCAAGATATCCTATAAAATCAGGCGCATGTTTTGCCAGGATATCGAGAGCAATCTTGGCAAGGAACAAGTTTGTTCCAATCCCAACGGTGGCATAAATCTTGGTCGCCTCTAACACCGCATCAAGTAGCATCTGCGCTAGCTCTCGAGGCGTTTTCTTGTAGAGCGGTAAGTAAGGCGTAATATCGATAAAATACTCGTCGATAGAGTATACATGTACATCCTCAGGTGCCACATACTTGAGCAAAGTCCCGTAAATCTCAGCAGACGCCTGCATGTACCGCTTCATATGAGGCTTCACCGTCAAATACTCAATGTGCGGAGGAATCTCAAAAAGACGACTGCGATTCTTAACACCTAGCTTTTTTAAGGCCGGTGAAATGGCCAATGTAATAGCCCCTTTGCCACGAGACCCATCGGCCACCACCAGAGGCGTCGTAAACGGATCCAGCCCCAAATCGGCACACTCCACAGACGCGTAAAAACTCTTCAAATCAATGCACATATACATTCGATCCGTATCAGCTGAACCCATACAAACACCTCCTCAAACCGCTAAATACCTGAAGTTTATAAGAATTACAAGAAGAATAATTTCTATGATTAGTATAACAAAAATACAGAGTATTTTCAAACATATGTTTGTTATTATGGCGGCAAATTTTGGACATAAAAATGAAAGAGTACCTACTATTAGACATAAAATCTAATAGTAGGTACTCTTAAGTACATGTATAACTTAATTCAATATGGTTTCTTTAGGCCTTCTATAATAAACTAATCCCTGCTCACTACGATACTTCATGCTAGACTCTTTAAGCCTAAAAAAGTGACCTCTAAGATCTATGGAAATCTTTCTTAACCACAATTGTTGTCGTTTATTGCTCAAAAAATCCTTCTCGTTATCACAAGAGTCAAATAATTCAAGAGCTTCACTTAAAACCTCGGACTCGCCACGGTTTATGGCTCGAAGATTAGTAAGGTATATTCCTAGTTCTTCCAACAATACAATGAAAACTATCTAGTGCCAATATATTGATGGGACTTATTTGGGCTAACG is part of the Veillonella nakazawae genome and harbors:
- a CDS encoding YolD-like family protein translates to MKHRMSRLQRAKQFMPFAALKGFEVLLAAMARPKENRVELSEDQIEELNRTIQSLVEGDFVRVLYYTGHCYTELVGTIEAIGKPAHSLSIEGVAIAFKDIKEINLFE
- a CDS encoding DNA repair protein encodes the protein MGSADTDRMYMCIDLKSFYASVECADLGLDPFTTPLVVADGSRGKGAITLAISPALKKLGVKNRSRLFEIPPHIEYLTVKPHMKRYMQASAEIYGTLLKYVAPEDVHVYSIDEYFIDITPYLPLYKKTPRELAQMLLDAVLEATKIYATVGIGTNLFLAKIALDILAKHAPDFIGYLDESLFKEKIWYHQPLTDIWQIGKGIANRLHKYGAYDLHGITMVPEAKLYKEFGINAELIIDHAWGREPCTIADIHAYRPIKHSISHSQILLRNYTYEEAYVPMREMVESLVLELLQIKGVTNHIHVHIGYADEMVRSTGGSKKLKQYTDSLQALTTAVIKLYEQHCHKNELIRRIGVSFEDLVNRSAIPQEIDLFSSLATEEEEKERQVHEAMLSIKEQFGKNAILRASSLQDEGTMRFRNTLVGGHNGE